A region from the Arthrobacter gengyunqii genome encodes:
- a CDS encoding fumarylacetoacetate hydrolase family protein produces MVKIARWTNGGEVHSGFIQEDLAYRLPAGQTTNHLLDAGLEETLQIAERTIEGAGESGAGAPSPLSDVVLLAPLVPASMRDFVAFEEHVEGIRKTIEGAGGVMEEWYEAPTFYFTNPHTIRATGEEIGIPAGCSQLDFETEVAAVIGRVPGSSGANLSAEEAHRHIFGYTVFNDWSARDLQRREMKVSLGPCKGKDFAGTLGPWIVTADEFAAKHDPEGFLGLAMSVDVNGERVGEDLLSNMGWPFAELVAYASQDSRVLPGDVLGSGTCGSGCLAELWGRHGSVTPPPLQTGDTVSMTVEGIGTITNTIGLRREAQTLVRARPRPRLPRAHDGAGIAGAAGIAGVAGG; encoded by the coding sequence ATGGTTAAGATTGCACGCTGGACAAACGGCGGGGAGGTCCACTCCGGCTTTATCCAGGAGGACCTGGCCTACCGGCTGCCGGCCGGACAGACCACCAACCACCTGTTGGACGCCGGGCTGGAAGAAACCCTGCAGATCGCGGAACGAACCATCGAAGGAGCAGGGGAGTCGGGTGCGGGTGCTCCCAGCCCATTGTCCGACGTCGTACTCCTGGCCCCGCTGGTTCCCGCCTCCATGCGCGACTTTGTCGCCTTTGAAGAACACGTGGAAGGCATCCGGAAGACTATCGAGGGCGCCGGCGGCGTGATGGAGGAGTGGTACGAAGCTCCCACGTTCTATTTCACCAACCCGCACACGATCCGTGCCACGGGTGAGGAAATCGGCATTCCGGCAGGCTGCAGCCAGTTGGACTTCGAGACGGAGGTCGCGGCCGTGATCGGCAGGGTCCCCGGGAGCAGCGGCGCCAACCTGAGCGCGGAGGAAGCGCACCGGCACATCTTTGGTTACACCGTTTTTAACGACTGGTCCGCCCGGGACCTGCAGCGCCGTGAGATGAAAGTCAGCCTGGGTCCGTGCAAGGGGAAGGACTTCGCCGGCACTCTTGGTCCATGGATTGTGACTGCTGACGAATTTGCCGCCAAGCATGATCCCGAAGGTTTCCTGGGCCTGGCGATGAGCGTTGACGTCAACGGGGAACGGGTGGGGGAGGACCTGCTGTCCAACATGGGCTGGCCGTTCGCCGAGCTGGTGGCCTACGCCTCCCAGGACTCCCGGGTGCTGCCCGGTGACGTGTTGGGCTCCGGGACCTGCGGCAGCGGGTGCCTTGCCGAACTGTGGGGCCGCCACGGATCGGTGACGCCGCCTCCCCTGCAGACGGGGGACACCGTCAGCATGACGGTCGAGGGCATCGGCACCATCACCAACACCATCGGCCTCCGCCGCGAGGCTCAGACCTTGGTGCGTGCCCGGCCGCGGCCGCGGTTGCCCCGGGCCCATGACGGTGCCGGGATCGCGGGGGCCGCGGGAATTGCTGGAGTGGCCGGGGGCTGA
- a CDS encoding LysR family transcriptional regulator, translating to MKSIDLNLLPTLQTLLRLRNVSRTADHLQLSQPATSAALARLRRYFDDELLVRAGRQFELTPLAQELVPLVDDAIQNLDRVTGIRSRFDPLTSDREFAIAASDYATTMAVEPLRRILQVEAPGVSVNFVPTSMMPFHQADFTRCDLIVGPAGYALPGESKPVFRDSFVAVVDSGNPVLAGDLIRAEDLGSLHHAVGSFGESIKTPADLFWESLGIERKVAASVSGLLALPLLVEGTDLVALVPKMLAQRAQRGAGISIIEFPVEAEPMLVEAMFWHTTRSEDPASRWLRSVVQRACAQLHGNLAGGEATRVAVMGDARPAVQRG from the coding sequence ATGAAGTCCATCGATCTGAATTTGCTGCCAACGCTTCAGACGCTTCTTCGGCTGCGGAATGTCTCACGGACGGCGGACCATCTGCAGCTGAGCCAGCCGGCAACGAGCGCCGCCCTCGCCCGGCTGCGCCGCTATTTTGACGACGAGCTGCTCGTACGGGCAGGACGGCAGTTCGAGCTCACGCCGCTGGCCCAGGAATTGGTCCCGCTGGTGGATGACGCGATCCAGAACCTGGACCGCGTCACCGGAATCCGCAGCAGGTTTGATCCGCTCACCAGCGACCGTGAATTTGCCATCGCCGCGTCGGACTATGCAACGACCATGGCAGTGGAACCGCTGCGCCGGATCCTGCAGGTGGAGGCGCCCGGCGTCAGCGTGAACTTTGTTCCCACGTCGATGATGCCGTTTCACCAGGCAGATTTCACCCGCTGCGACCTGATCGTAGGTCCGGCCGGGTATGCGCTGCCCGGCGAAAGCAAGCCCGTCTTCCGGGACAGCTTCGTAGCAGTGGTGGATTCCGGGAACCCCGTCCTGGCCGGGGACCTGATCCGTGCCGAGGATCTGGGCAGCCTCCACCATGCGGTGGGTTCCTTCGGCGAATCAATCAAAACCCCGGCAGACCTCTTCTGGGAATCGCTGGGGATTGAACGCAAGGTTGCGGCCAGCGTGTCCGGGCTGCTGGCTCTCCCGCTTCTCGTTGAAGGTACGGATCTGGTGGCGCTGGTTCCCAAAATGCTGGCCCAGAGGGCTCAACGGGGTGCGGGTATTTCCATTATCGAGTTTCCGGTGGAAGCCGAACCCATGCTGGTCGAGGCGATGTTCTGGCACACCACCCGCTCAGAGGACCCCGCGAGCCGCTGGCTCCGGTCCGTAGTCCAACGTGCCTGCGCGCAGCTGCACGGGAATTTGGCGGGGGGCGAAGCCACACGAGTGGCCGTCATGGGGGACGCACGGCCAGCGGTGCAGCGAGGCTGA
- a CDS encoding ABC transporter permease, protein MDATHTPPADSSDTRQVPVSATADPAASSPAEAAPQRHRTPLGTRLERFALPLLLVLIIVFFGVFPASSSVFLSGANVSVVLANQSVVTLVAIALIFPLVAGHFDFSVGGIAVLSSVVTAASMAHFSLPLWLSCLLGVAAAAAVGLVNGLLVARFEMNAFVSTLGMATLLGGLIQWYTGGLAIIGVAPSFTAFGSSTWLGLPRVVFVVAVLVFLAWYLLTHTPFGRSLYAIGSNNRAAVLVGLPLRRYTHTAFLLSGTLAGLAGVILAARTGGANADNGTYLLFPALAAVFLGATAILPGRFNVIGTVFGVLFVAVSVSGLTLSGAANWVDQVFNGVALLVAVGLSSYLGRRRSGQTT, encoded by the coding sequence CCGGTTTCCGCCACAGCGGATCCGGCTGCCTCCAGCCCGGCGGAGGCTGCTCCCCAACGGCACCGCACACCTCTGGGCACCCGGCTGGAGCGGTTTGCGCTGCCGCTGCTGCTGGTCCTCATTATTGTCTTTTTCGGAGTGTTCCCGGCCAGCTCGTCGGTCTTCCTAAGCGGAGCGAACGTTTCAGTGGTGCTGGCAAACCAGTCCGTTGTCACGCTTGTCGCCATCGCGTTGATTTTTCCTCTCGTCGCCGGCCACTTCGACTTCTCAGTGGGCGGTATCGCGGTCCTGAGCAGCGTGGTGACCGCCGCGTCCATGGCTCATTTTTCGCTGCCGCTGTGGCTGTCCTGCCTGCTCGGCGTGGCCGCAGCCGCCGCGGTGGGCCTCGTCAACGGGCTGCTGGTGGCACGCTTTGAGATGAACGCCTTCGTGTCCACCCTGGGCATGGCCACCCTGCTGGGCGGGCTCATCCAGTGGTACACCGGAGGCCTGGCCATTATCGGCGTCGCCCCCTCCTTCACGGCATTCGGCAGCAGCACCTGGCTGGGGCTTCCGCGCGTGGTGTTCGTGGTGGCGGTCCTGGTCTTTCTGGCCTGGTACCTGCTCACCCACACCCCGTTCGGCCGCTCCCTCTACGCCATTGGCTCCAACAACCGGGCGGCGGTTCTGGTGGGCCTTCCGCTCCGCCGCTATACGCACACCGCGTTCCTCCTCTCCGGCACACTGGCCGGACTCGCGGGAGTGATCCTGGCAGCACGCACCGGCGGGGCAAACGCCGACAACGGAACCTACCTGCTGTTCCCGGCGCTGGCTGCGGTCTTCCTGGGCGCGACGGCAATCCTGCCCGGGCGCTTCAATGTCATTGGCACCGTTTTTGGAGTCTTGTTTGTGGCGGTCAGCGTCAGTGGCCTGACGCTGAGCGGCGCCGCAAACTGGGTGGACCAGGTCTTCAACGGCGTGGCGCTGCTCGTCGCCGTCGGGCTCTCCAGCTATCTGGGCCGCCGCCGCTCCGGCCAGACGACGTAG